A region from the Hydra vulgaris chromosome 10, alternate assembly HydraT2T_AEP genome encodes:
- the LOC105849593 gene encoding transmembrane 7 superfamily member 3 isoform X2: protein MLLFFFFVIQVIINQYVDNQLVSERNGIQIELNIPYRVLLSSPLAYHKVNTHIHPKVNYSFMSFQAHTLCEKVVTSFLPYSKYGYENNASDSGIIQMVDNTSVTTYIGIDSNKSEFVEVWLIAIAYKVLSPIPGGCCLTCALNIDPNIHISYDSIQTLLVFERASKSYENTLDPPKCDDSDFPDSYSLTYDVYYLYLESKDYTKEGLYNAISRMTSPLDIKKHGTWLTQITGGHKLALHVQTVFGYGIVFNVIVSDQSHGLFSAYIPAVTYGCKLTLSDFSACIYKSTYGLVLLVILAIFGVVLCFAGFKYFHLFLFTCGTLLFWIISVILIANIVGKIDFKDLLVISSLWSILGGAFFLFLNIFRKCIFISLLCVNIILALIVTSILFYTPFGGMDLWVQTNNFCIAFASIVTFITLVMLFFPKTSCYLCSSIIGSYLVILFANYFLQSSLHFIVQNVMLRLIDYKISINFLNPPFQKNELILVVIWFCLFIIGFFVQCYTTKKLPFNRHPVVSSIPKKSKNTKTISLNNERTPLCKNEQPVSRSYSTSSPPPDYFQGCSTAPFQTNAYQNPSDGVQSPVNPYWNQVSSFQPLQYPVNPS, encoded by the coding sequence atgttattattttttttctttgtaatacAAGTTATAATTAACCAATACGTTGATAACCAATTAGTTTCTGAAAGAAATGGGATTCAAATTGAGTTAAACATTCCTTATCGTGTATTATTATCTTCACCATTAGCTTATCATAAAGTAAATACCCATATTCACCCAAAagtaaattatagttttatgaGTTTTCAAGCTCACACACTCTGTGAAAAGGTAGTAACTTCTTTTTTACCTTATTCAAAATATGGCTATGAAAACAATGCTTCTGATTCAGGTATTATTCAAATGGTTGACAATACCTCGGTGACTACTTACATTGGTATTGATTCAAATAAAAGTGAGTTTGTAGAAGTTTGGCTAATAGCTATAGCTTATAAAGTTCTGTCACCTATACCAGGAGGATGTTGCTTAACTTGCGCACTAAATATAGATCCAAATATTCATATCAGTTATGATTCAATACAAacattattagtttttgaaagagCAAGCAAATCTTATGAGAATACTTTAGATCCTCCAAAGTGTGACGATTCTGATTTTCCTGACAGTTATTCTTTGACCTatgatgtttattatttatatttagaatcaAAAGATTACACAAAAGAAGGACTTTACAATGCTATTTCAAGAATGACATCTCCTCTAGATATTAAAAAGCATGGCACATGGTTAACACAGATTACTGGAGGTCATAAGTTAGCTTTACATGTTCAAACAGTTTTTGGATATGGTATTGTATTTAATGTTATAGTCTCAGATCAAAGCCATGGCTTGTTCTCAGCATATATTCCAGCTGTCACATATGGCTGTAAACTTACATTATCAGATTTTAGCGCTTGCATATACAAATCAACTTATGGACTTGTTTTATTGGTCATTCTTGCAATTTTTGGTGTTGTGCTATGTTTTGCAGGGTTTAAATACTTTCATCTGTTTCTATTTACTTGTGGAACACTTTTGTTTTGGATTATTAGTGTTATTCTTATTGCAAATATTGTAGGAAAAATAGATTTCAAAGATTTACTTGTGATTTCATCATTATGGTCAATATTAGGTGGGgccttctttttgtttttaaatatctttagaaaatgtatttttataagcttgtTATGTGTTAATATCATTTTGGCATTAATCGTaacttcaattttgttttatacgcCGTTTGGTGGCATGGATCTTTGGGTGCAAACTAATAACTTTTGTATTGCATTTGCTTCCATTGTTACTTTTATTACCTTAGTTATGCTTTTTTTCCCAAAAACCAGTTGTTATTTATGTTCTTCTATTATTGGATCTTATCTTGTTATTCTTTTTGCAAACTATTTTCTTCAATCGAGTTTGCATTTTATTGTTCAGAATGTTATGTTACGGCTAATAGACTATAAGATAtctataaatttcttaaatccTCCATTTCAAAAGAATGAGTTAATTCTAGTGGTGATttggttttgtttatttattattggaTTTTTTGTTCAATGTTATACAACTAAAAAACTTCCATTCAATAGACATCCTGTAGTTTcttcaataccaaaaaaaagcAAGAATACAAAgacaatttctttaaataatgaacGAACACCTTTGTGCAAAAATGAACAACCTGTTTCAAGATCTTATTCTACCAGTTCACCTCCTCCTGATTATTTCCAGGGTTGTTCTACAGCTCCTTTTCAAACAAATGCATATCAAAACCCTTCTGATGGAGTTCAATCACCTGTAAATCCTTACTGGAATCAAGTTTCATCATTTCAGCCATTACAGTACCCTGTAAACCCATCATAG